The DNA window TGCCAGATTTCCCCAGGTCTGTTCTGAGTTAGCCAAGGGTGGTAGGATTAGCCTCAGTGCCACTTGGTAGTGGCAGGGGTTGGGGGTGGAAATCAGCCTGTTCCTTAGCAACAGAGGACTGAGTTATTAGGGAAATGCTGCAGGACCCTGGACTCAAAGTCTGAGTGAGGATCTGGCACAGCTTCCTGACTGCCTGCACTTAAGCATTTTGCCTTCCAGACATTTGACACGAGACTGCATGTGAGGGTGTCGAGGAAGGTTTGGGGCAATGGAATAGCTGTCATGTTGTCTAGATAGAAATACTTGCAATCATATAACACCTTTCCTAACCTCAGGATGTGGCAATACGTTTTACAGCCAAATGCTTTCGAAGCTTGGTAATTAATggttgtaagaaatgcagcagtcaattcttGCACAACAAGGCCCCCcaaataacaatgagataatgaccgaaTTATCtgttttttaggtgttggttgagggataaatattgacccaggacaTCAGGAAGAACTCCCCGGCTCTTCAAATAGTGTGGTGGGATCCTCTTTGTGcaccttgagagggcagatggggccttaacATCTCCGTGCAGTGGAGGGATTAACAGCATAGTGACTACACAAGCCTCCTTGCAcccctattcctttttccctcatgtgtttatccagcttcctcttaaatccaTCTCTGCTAATCGCCTCAACTataccttgtggtagcaagttccacattctcaccacacactgggtaaagagatttctcctgaattcgctgttggatttattagtaactatcttatatttataacctCTAATTTTGAACTCTCAACAAGTGTAAacattttctctccatctacctatcaaaccctttcataatcttaaagaccttttTCCAAAAAGACATTTTATTCATAAAGTTTGTAAATTTGACATcacaaagtgcaatacagatcagtttcttcccCGATACAGTCCATGATACAGTACATGATACAGTACATGATACAGTCCACGATACAGTACGCGATACAGTACACGATACAGTCCATGATACAGTCCATGATACAGTACACGATACAGTCCATGATACAGTACATGATACAGTCCACGATACAGTACGCGATACAGTACACGATACAGTCCATGATACAGTCCATGATACAGTACATGATACAGTCCATGATACAGTCCATGATACAGTCCATGATACAGTCCATGATACAGTACACGATACAGTACGCGATACAGTACGCGATACAGTCCATGATACAGTCCATGATACAGTACATGATACAGTCCATGATACAGTACATGATACAGTCCACGATACAGTACGCGATACAGTACACGATACAGTCCATGATACAGTCCATGATACAGTACATGATACAGTCCATGATACAGTCCATGATACAGTACACGATACAGTCCATGATACAGTACATGATACAGGACACGATACAGTCCATGATACAGTCCATGATACAGTCCATGATACAGTACACGATACAGTCCACGATACAGTACGCGATACAGTACACGATACAGTCCATGATACAGTCCATGATACAGTACATGATACAGTCCATGATACAGTACGCGATACAGTACACGATACAGTCCATGATACAGTCCATGATACAGTACATGATACAGTCCATGATACAGTCCATGATACAGTCCATGATACAGTACATGATACAGTCCATGATACAGTCCATGATACAGTCCATGATACAGTACATGATACAGTACACGATACAGTCCATGATACAGTACATGATACAGTCCATGATACAGTCCATGATACAGTCCATGATACAGTACATGATACAGTACACGATACAGTCCATGATACAGTACATGATACAGTCCATGATACAGTCCATGATACAGTACACGATACAGTACGCGATACAGTACACGATACAGTCCATGATACAGTCCATGATACAGTACACGATACAGTACACGATACAGTACGCGATACAGTACACGATACAGTCCATGATACAGTACACGATACAGTACACGATACAGTCCATGATTCAGTACACGATACAGTACACGATACAGTACGCAATACAGTACATGATACAGTACACGGTACAGTACACGAGGTACCCTCACTACACTTGCCCTTTACAGGCTATATTTTTCATAATTTTACAGAcccctatcaggtcacccctcagcctgttcagcctttcctgacctGTATATCCTCTCAGATTGATTGTGGGGTTAGAGAGCAATTAACAGTGCAAGGAAATctatccctgaatcaacatcacaaaatcagatttATCAAGTGattttcacattgctgcttgtgggatcttgctgtgcatatattggctgctgtgtttcctacattacaacagtgactacacttcaaagctacttcattggctgtaaagtgttttgaaacatcctgaggtcatgaaaggcgctatataaatgcaagtcttttctttattGCGTCCATGATAAAATGACAGAGATAATTATAAGAGTCAGAcctggggtctggatagaatgagatggatgggccaaatggccatttcTTACTCTGGATTCTCACCATGTTCCTGCCTGAATTGTCTGGCCATTTGTTTGCAGGAGTTATTTCAGCTGAGCCTGATCCTGCGTTCACTATTTGTGGTTGATATTACAAAGcttgggtctgtcactcactgactgattgCAAGTGTCAGAGATGGTGAGGTCCTGTCCTCGTACCCCTGAAACTACACTGGATAAAATGAGGCAACTGGCCATCGagggaatctttctgattcttggtTCAGCATTGCTCTGTTGTGATGGGTCAAGCTGAATCAGCAAACACTTACTGTCCCCGTTATACCCACAAGCAACAGTTTGTTGGATCAGCTTTGTTCAATCTCTGGAGCAGGGTGCTCTGTGCTTTCCCCGGCACCAGCTGGATCATCAGTCCGTCGCTCAGAAAGGATTGTCATGCAGACGGAAAAGCCCGGAAGGAACAGTAGGACGAGAGATCCCGCCAGGATGAAGCCGCCCGCAGTCATAAAGGAGATGGTGTAACTTCCTGTCAGGTCCTCCAGAAACCCTGAGAGGGGAGAGACAAGATGGAAGCACAAGTCACCAAATTCACAGTTCAGCCTTTTCTGCTGTGAGAATTTCTATCTGCCTTCCTCCCCACCCCGTTCCTCGTGTCAGTGGGGTATAAATGTGAGTGTTGGTGGGCTATTGAACTACGGGTGGCATCACAAACAAGCCTAATCCTAGCCTTGCCTGATGCCCAGAGCTCACAATTTTCCACAAAGTGCCACTGGGCAGAATAAAGGGCAGGGACTGCAGCTCCTATACCCACTTTTGAGGATGCTGAGGTCGATTATTTCAGGACAATCCTGGGATTGAACTGTCACCTCCCTGATCTTTAAGGCTCAGAGCCACACCCTTTAAAGGACGTCAGAACAACGTACTTGGCTTCAGAAACAGGCGTatgtacaaaaacaagaaagttgaGCTAAGCCTTTATATAAGCCTGCTCCGGCACCAGCTAGAGCATTGCACACAATTCTAgtcaccaccctttaggaaggatgtgaaggccttagagaaACTGGAGGAGCTGGGGGTTtttcttagagtagagaaggttaaggggagatttacacTAGCAGGAcggtcattaaccagaggacacagatttaaggtaattggcaaaagatctggagatgagatgagaaattttttacacagtgagttgttgtgatctggaacgcgctgcctgaaagggcggtggaagcagattcaatagtaactttcaaaagaggaattggataaatacctgaaggggaaacatttacagggctatggggaaagaacagggggggagtgggactgattgtgcCAACACTTTGAAAGAGATTTCCAATGGGCTAATTGTACAATTCTGTATtgttttaaaaattacatttttgAATGCAGTTCCACTTTTAGTCGGGTTTATTTTAACCTGAGGGATTCTGAATACATCAAAAAGTGGTGATTTACGGGACGGAGAGGATTCTGTCTCCAGACACCATCAACAACCTCCAGCCAGAAAGCTCCTACAAAAACATATATCTGCAACAGAGCACCACAGGATACAGCTGGAGGGAACTGTACGGAGACAGACATCATATTAGAATGAAATTGTACCTATAAAGCATTTATTAAGTAATTTTTATCCATCTCACTTTTCTAGATGCAAGTTTTGCATTACACTTGTACCTGACTGGTTCAAATCCATAAATAaagggacaaataaagaaagaCTTTTCATGACTATAGGACGTCCAAAAGTGCGAAAGTCTTTTTGAAGTCTAGTCGCACAGACAGGCCAACTGTGACAAATTGATTGCGAGAGACACAATCTCTCCCTCAATTTCAGCATGACTCACGATCTCGTGAGAGGGCTGTGAAATCTCACGATTTTTAGTGGTCCTTCCCAAACGTTTGTGTTTGAGTTGGAGCGAAAGGGTCTGTTGGCGGATTCGGGACACTCGGCTGTGCCACGTGGAGCAGGGAAGAGAccctgaggaggaggggggggggtggatctTGGGTTCATACACGCAAATAGCTGGGAAACCCTGGCACTGAGCAGCAAGCTGTCACTCCGAGGCCCAGAATCGGGAGCTTCGATGTCCTCTGACCTCGGCCAGGGAGCTCGGCCCCTTCTTGGTCTGCTTCCTGCCAGCCTTAAAATTGGAAAAGGAAGTTCTTGGGCAAAATTTAGTTACTGTAATCAAGCAAACTTGCTCATTTCTGTTGTAATTTTCAGTGGGGTtacgttttagattagattagagatacagcactgaaacaggcccttcggcccaccgagtctgtgccgaccatcaaccacccatttatactaatcctacactaatcccatattcctaccaaacatccccatctgtccctatatttccctcccacctacctatactagtgacaatttataatggccaatttacctaccaacctgcaagtctttttggcttgtgggaggaaactggagcacccggagaaaacccacgcagacacagggagaacttgcaaactccacacaggtagtacccggaatcgaacccgggtccctggaactgtgaggctgcagtgctaaccactgcgccactgtgccgccccactgcgccactgtgccgttctaACCTTAAAAGAAAGTTATTTCCTGTTTGTCCACATTCCAACTATTGGTGTTTTTTATTTTAGATTCCTGACGTGTAAAGTCTTGCATAAGGCTTGCATTAGGACGACTCCCTTCATCTGAAGCACCTCAATTAGTATCACTCAAGTGTGCCTGCTTCATTTACGGCACAGTTTGGGCCCAAAGTACTCAACTGGGATTTAGACAGTGAGTTCGGGTCAGGTTACATTGCTGCACTAGTGCCTGCTAGTAGTGAAGCAGGATTCACATCTAAGCCTTGCCAATTTTGATAAGGATCAGTACGTGTTTTACAATTGTTTCAGTGAACTGAACCGATATGACAGATTGGAAAATTGTCCAGTAACGGACCAAGTTTTGTACCTGCGGAGGATGGAAATAAGAACAGAGGGGGACAAAACACCAAACAAGACCTTTTATTACCTGATAGGGGAGGCCCAAGTAGTCCACCGATACTCAGGAGCATCAGGAAGAGCCCAGTCGCCTTGAGAATCCGACCAATTCCTACGATGTCTGGGAGAGTGGAGAAGAAGAGTGGGGCAAGGGCTCCAGAAGTGAAGCCATAAAAGAGACTGAACCCCACTAGACTGGAGTATGTCTGTCCCACAGGAATGAGGAGAAGACTGACTCCAGTGAGAACACCACAGAGGAATAACATGTGGATTGTCCGGATCAGCCTGAGGTCAgcaacccaaccggaaaacagccgagCGACAGTCTCAGAGATGGCAGTAACAGACAACAGGAATACAGCCTTATAATCGCTTAATCCAAGGTTCTTTCCATGGGCTACCAGATGGACATAGGGGACAAAGTAGCCTGTAGTCATCAGAGTTATTGCGAAAGTATACACCATAAAGCCACGGTGCAGGAAAAGGGTCAAATCAAAGGCAGAGGTCACTTTGCCCCAAAACTCATTATTTTTCGGTCCATCATCAGGATGTCCTCTTGAGGGAATAAGAAAGTCCTCTCGGAGTGTGATGGGTCTGAGCAGGGCCGCAGAGACACAGAGGTTCAACATTAATGCAGACAGGATCTGGAGGGCTCCACGCCAACCATATTCATCGATCAGGAGCTGAAACAGTGGAGAGAGGATGAAAGAAGCGACTCCCACTCCAGTAAATGCCAAACCAGTTGCCAAGGCTCTGCGTCTCTTGAAGTATCTGGAGATCATAGCCACTGTGGGAGTGAAGACCAAAGCCCAACCAAAACCTGGAGAGCAAAACAAGGGAGAGTAAAGCATGTTCTCTCAATTAGTGTGTGGCCTTTTCATAGTCTGCTACTCTAACTGGTTAGGATCTCAAAGCTGGAACTCCACACCTTCCATAATCTTCCCTTCCTCAAACAGTCGATAGGCATTTAAAATCCAAGGTCAGCCTCGTTTAATCACTGCTTTCCAATCTATTCCCTTTTCTGTCCtagtctttcaaaagggaattggatatatatacttgaaaaggaaaaatttgcatgcTACAGAGCGGGAGATTCAGACTAATGGGATAACTCTTTCaatgagctagcacaggcatgatgggtcaaatggcctccttctgtgctataatattCTATGATGAAATGTCACATGATCAAATGTTACAGGACCTCAGGAATATGTTGGTAGCCCTAGTGAACAGCAGTTCCTGAGCAGAGCAGTACAAGCCCCTAATCATTGCTGAAGTTGCACGGTGGAGAGATGGTTGTGTTTGACTGTGATGGCTTTCACAGTTGGATAGCCAGGCAGCATTCGATATCCAGGCCGtgtatgcaaaatggccacctgaGCAAGTAACTGGAGGACTGCCACTGCCCCTTGGAGTTTGTACCCCAGCGAGAAGGTCACTTCCTGCAAGAGAGGCGATAATTGGAGAGAGATGGACCACCCACAAGCCCAGGGCAAACAAGCCATGTAGGGGCCCTTGTGCATCTCTCCTCGATGAACACGGCCCATTGTTGATGCTGAGGCCTTGTGTGCAGTGGCAGAGCTGAGAGAGAGCTAAGAGAGCAGAAATAGACCGGAATGAAGAGATCAGAAAGAGTAAATCCATTGGGCTGACCTGTCAGGAGTCCGATGGAGAGGTACATGTGCAGAAGACTCTGTCCAAATGAGGCTGTAAGCATCCCCAGGGAAGCTAAAACCCCACCAACCATCACCACTGGGCGGGCTCCATAGTGTGTCCCAAATACACTCCCCACCGGACCTGTAAATGCAAACAAAATAAGAACTCTGGTCTGTAACGCTAAGAACTAGTGGATAGATTATAAAAATGAATAGTGCTAATGGAATGTTAGATTTCAACTCAGGGACGGTACAATAGGAAGGGTTGGAAGTTTAGCTACAGCTGTGGTTTAACTGCGtctggagcactgtgttcagttctggcaccAGACGTCATATTAGACATATTGTCCACGGCGGAGGTGCAGGGCAGAGTCACCAGAATAATAccaggctgaaagggttaaattgtaAGGGCAGGTTGCAGAGACTAGGCTTGTACTGCCATGAGAATGGAAGATTATGGATGATCAGATCAAGGTTTTTAAGATGATTAGAGAATTTGATGGGGTTGGTAGAGAGAAcaaatatttcctctggtgggggtggggagtcctGAACAAGGGGGTGTAGCTGTAACATtcgagccagaccattcaggggctgatgtcaggaagcccttcttcacacaaagagtacaTTCTCTCCCCAAGAGCTGTTGAAGTTGTGCGAGGGcagtttgggggcggggggggggggggggggctggtggtgggagAGATTGTTAGTTTTTtgttggggaagggttttaagAGTTGTGAAGCCAAGtctggtggatggagttaagatacaaatcagctgtgatctaaatgaatggcagaacaggctaaaggggatgaatggcctcctcctgtcctctGGACCCCAACGATTGGGCCATTTGCTCACTGGACCACTTGAGGGGAGATGTTTTGAAGATATTATGTAAATTTGGAGAGCAACAAAAGTGGAAATGGGACCAACTTGCAAACTGTTGTGTTGCCATAGCGATGGAAGTGATCCAGGAGACACGGCTGGACGACTCTTGGAAGTATCGGGTGAAGTAAACGAAGAAAACTCCAAAAGAGCGCGTGACACCGACCAACAGGCAGTTACTTAAGAAGCCAGCCAGAACGATCATCCAACCCCAGCCTCCGTCTGGTAGCTCGCTGAAGACAGGCTTGGCCATCACAGGCGGCGGTGGGATCTGTGGAGAGAACACAACGCTGAAAGGGttaagggggggggagggagggggagctgggggagACCCCTCTGGGCCACTGGTCTCCTGACCAGCAAACACTGCAAGTTCCCTGGGTTGAATGTAGCTTGTGTTCTGGAGTGTGCTGTTAAAGTGCTGTGATCCTGGAGTATGGGGCTCCATCCCCAGTCTTTACTGAGTTAGCTACACTTACAGCTATAATTGTCCTGACTGGGCCTGGGCTAGAGACAGGGAAGTAAACCggtctgggttcctgctcctgagcaCTGTCCAACGAGCCTGGCTGAaaagcacgtgtgtgtgtgtgtgtgtgtgagataacaTTGGTTGAGGACAATATTGGACACAGCAGTGATGCCCCCTGCAGCTGGATAGCCTATATCTTGATTTCAGGCGTGTTTGGGAAATCATACCCAGCTTCCAAATTCACACTCCCAGCAGATGACATTCATAAGCGAGAAGGGCAATTATTCCTAATGCCTTTAGGATCATACTTGCTGTGTGCTGGAGTTGGAGGGAGAGGTAGAACTTTACGTTGGTAGTAACTGTATTTGTATAGGGCACATCTCGTTGAATTGTCTGAAAACAAGTGCTGCTCGTAGAGAGGTCTGGTGCTCTGCAAATGGTCTGAGTGGGAGTCTGGTGCTCTGTGAAGGGTCTGAGTGGGAGTCTGGTGCTCAGAGAGGGGCTTCGGTGTGAGTGCTGCTCGGAGGAGGTTCTCAGAGTCCTGTGCAGTCTCCCTCCTCCTTCACTGTGTTGAAATTCCGACTCAGTCTCTGCTAACCCTTCTTTTCCATGGCCTCGGACTGTTGACTTGCTCCCCTCTCTCCGCCTCCACAATCCCCCGGTGTAACGTTACACTGCACACATCCCCCAAATCTTCTCTCCTGCTTGTTTGTTTGCTCACTGCCCCTGTTCTATGAACTTCAGATCTTGATCTCCATTTTTCAATTTTTGAAACAGTTTTTACAGTGTCCTCCCTGTGGAATTGAAAAGCTACAGATGTGCTTTGACAGGGACGCTGTGAGGAATCTCACACGTTCATTACCCTGTCTTTCTTCTCTCAGATGTGGACTGACCTACCCTGCATTACCGGTATTTCAACATTTTATTTCCAGTTTTGCAACTTTTCCTTTTAGTACTGAAGGTGAGGTCACGAAGGGGCTTTTCTGTATTTtgttaaaaagacttgcatttctataacgcctTTTACAACTTTGTAATGTCTGAAAGTGTTTTTATATCGGATAAAGTActttttttgaattgtagtcacagctataatgttggaaacatggcagctaatttgtgcacagcaagctcccacgtatgcaataatgaccatataatctgctttcggtgattttggttgaggggtaAAAACTGGCCGGAACATTCGGGTTTAGTtttgctgctcttcttcaaattgtgccatgtGATCATTTAAGATCAACTAAGGGGGCAGACGCGGCTTCGGTttagcgtctcatccaaaagacagcagcgctgacagtgtagccctccctcagtattgcactgggaatgtcagcatgTGCTCAAGTCTGTGTAATGGGACTTGAACTCCAACCGTTTGATTCAGAGgcgagagagtgctacccactgagccacagctgacatggttAATCACCAAGGGTTCTTTATTAGTGACAAGGTTAACAAACGCCCTGACAGTACTCGAACCAGAGATAATGGAGGAACTGAGTGAAAATGCTCCAACCTCACACTCTGAATGAAATGTTACACCTTCGttactgttgtatgtttggtttgtctgctgccTAGTCTAGCTTAGAAAGATTACTCAGTCTTCTGTACTTTAAACATTAACTCTTTTACtacattctaactatgtacagcCAGTCTCTGTGaatcctctgaagccatgctgcaactCCCTCCAAGTCTCTTTCACATGTGATCTTTAAACCATCATGGTGGGAGATATTCCCTACACTGTCTCAATCCTTGATCCTTTCAGATCCTGATATTACAAGTACCTGTTTTTGGATTATTGACAACGCCTTTACAAAGGAAACAAAGGTGACCAGCTAAATCCAACTAACTTGTTGAAAGAACTTACCAGTTGTAGTCAGGGAGCAGTTAAAACCTGAGAGGCAGGGAGCTTGTGCGTGAGCAATgctgcagtgagagagacagttagCAGAAGAGCTTTGGTCAACAGTCAGGAGGATACTGTCCCCAGGAGGAGCAGAGTGAGTGAATAACAAGTGTAAATAAAAGATTACTGGTTAAAGAATAACCACAGTGAGGCTTAGGTTAGGGATGGTGTCCAAATCACCTCCACTGATAATGCGAAATGAAGAAATGAAAAATACTGAGGGTCAAAGTTCTGTTGGATCGGTTCCTCGCCCCCTTCCGCTCAACAGGGTTTCTCTCCTTTTCCTtccttcatccctaattgcccttgagaaagtggtaatgagctgccttcttgaactgctgttggctgtgtggtgaaggtacacccatcgTGCTgagggtagggagttccaggattttgactcagaaatgatgaaggaacggcaatgtacatCCAAgtcaaggatggtgtgtgacggggAGGGGAGTTTACGGGTGGTGATGTTCCTAAGTACCTGCTATTGTTGTCCTCCAGGTTGGTAGAGAGCgctggtttgggagatgctgtctgAGAAACCTGGGCCAGTTGCTACAGGGCATCTTGTACATGAGAAATGGTCATTTGGATGAGGTATTGGAGAGTGGGTAAGGTATCAGGGAGCATGTGAGGTATTGGAGGGTGTGTGAGGTATCGGAGGGTGGGTGAGGTATCGGAGGGCAAGAGAGGGTGTTTGCTGTGAGTCGTGGACTGGCTGATGCGTCCGACATGGTTTAGTTTGGGTCAGATCTTCCTGGTTTACTAATTGAAAGAGTCGGTGCACTTTGGCCAGGAGCAGGGGGCAGGGCTGGTGATGCCTGTTTGTGCAGTTACAGCTGTGGAACACGGGAGTCAAACATAACCCGGGCTGGACTGGCGGAAGAGCCACCAGGAAACCTTGACATTGAACCGACGAGGCAGGTCTTCCCTCAGGATCCTCATCTCCTCTCACCTCCCTCCCGCAGTGCCGCTCAGCCCCACCCCCTGCTCGCAGATTCTCCAATCACAGTGCCGACTGCtgagccccccctcccccgctcgctGATCCTCCAATTACAGTGCCGACTGCTGAGCCCCTCCCCCTGCTTGTGCTTGCTGATCCTCCAATCACAGAGCTTGCTCAGTCCCTCCCCCTGCTCACGCTTGCTGATCCTCCAATCACAGAGCTCGCTGAGCCCCTCCCCCGCTTGTGCTCGCTGATCCTCCAATCACAGAGCTCGCTGAGCCCCTCCCCCTGCTTGTGCTTGCTGATCCTCCAATCACAGCCCTCACTGCTGAGCCCCTCCCACTGCTTGCGCTGGCTGATCCTCCAATCACAGAGCTTGCTGAATCCCTCCCCCCTCGCAGATCCTCCTATTACAGCGCTTGCTgaacctccttccccccccccctccccgctcgcGGTCATTGATCCTCCAATCACAGCGCCGACAGCTGAGCCCCTCTCCCTGCTCGCGCTTGCTGATCCTCCAATCACAGAGCTCGCTGATCGCCTCTCCCTGCTCGCTCTCGCTGATCCTccaatcacagcgctgactgttgaGCCCCACCCTATTGCTCGCTGATCCTCCAATCACAGCGCCGACAGCTGAGCCCCTCTCCCCGCTCACGCTTACTGATCCTCCAATCACAGAGCTCGCTGATCCCCTCTACTTGCTCGCTCTCATTGATCCTCCAATCACAGTGCTGACTGCTGAGCCCCTCCCCCTGCTTGAGCTCTCTGATCCTCCAATCACAGCGCTGACTGCTGAGCCCCTCCCCCTGCTTGAGCTCTCTGATCCTCCAATCACAGCGCTGACTGCTGAGATCACCCCCCGCTCACGCTTACTGATCCTCCAATCACAGAGCTCGCTGATCCCCTCTACTTGCTCGCTCTCGTTGATCCTCCAATCACAGCACTGACTGCTG is part of the Heterodontus francisci isolate sHetFra1 chromosome 48, sHetFra1.hap1, whole genome shotgun sequence genome and encodes:
- the LOC137357293 gene encoding monocarboxylate transporter 13-like; amino-acid sequence: MAKPVFSELPDGGWGWMIVLAGFLSNCLLVGVTRSFGVFFVYFTRYFQESSSRVSWITSIAMATQQFASPVGSVFGTHYGARPVVMVGGVLASLGMLTASFGQSLLHMYLSIGLLTGFGWALVFTPTVAMISRYFKRRRALATGLAFTGVGVASFILSPLFQLLIDEYGWRGALQILSALMLNLCVSAALLRPITLREDFLIPSRGHPDDGPKNNEFWGKVTSAFDLTLFLHRGFMVYTFAITLMTTGYFVPYVHLVAHGKNLGLSDYKAVFLLSVTAISETVARLFSGWVADLRLIRTIHMLFLCGVLTGVSLLLIPVGQTYSSLVGFSLFYGFTSGALAPLFFSTLPDIVGIGRILKATGLFLMLLSIGGLLGPPLSGFLEDLTGSYTISFMTAGGFILAGSLVLLFLPGFSVCMTILSERRTDDPAGAGESTEHPAPEIEQS